Proteins encoded together in one Chitinophaga sp. LS1 window:
- a CDS encoding SoxR reducing system RseC family protein, whose amino-acid sequence MKKDTRENIMIAVLIFLAIISRVITNNLQLWNFNAIGAAALFGGMMIRNKRLAYLLPVLTLFLSDLFLQFFTNVQTFYGAYIGQLFFVYGAFLFITWIATRIKKADALTILIASIGSGVVFFMITNLGTFLTTNLYPHTLSGLIACYAAGIPFYKEGDLFSSFALNGILGNVFFSAVLFGALSLIKQISFQPKKQQLA is encoded by the coding sequence ATGAAGAAGGATACCCGTGAAAATATTATGATCGCTGTGCTGATCTTCCTGGCTATCATCAGCCGTGTCATCACCAACAATCTTCAGTTATGGAACTTTAACGCAATCGGCGCCGCCGCTCTTTTTGGTGGTATGATGATCCGCAATAAACGCCTGGCTTATCTTTTACCGGTCCTCACCCTTTTCCTGAGTGATCTTTTCCTCCAGTTCTTTACCAATGTACAGACCTTCTATGGCGCTTACATAGGCCAACTGTTCTTTGTATATGGTGCATTCCTGTTTATCACCTGGATCGCCACCCGTATCAAAAAGGCAGATGCACTCACCATTCTGATTGCCAGCATCGGCAGCGGTGTGGTGTTCTTCATGATCACCAACCTTGGTACTTTCCTCACTACTAATCTGTATCCGCATACACTCAGTGGCCTCATCGCCTGCTACGCAGCTGGTATTCCTTTTTACAAAGAAGGTGACCTGTTCAGCAGCTTTGCCCTGAATGGCATTCTTGGAAACGTATTCTTTAGTGCAGTACTGTTTGGTGCATTGTCGCTGATCAAACAGATTTCGTTCCAACCGAAGAAACAGCAATTAGCTTAA